Sequence from the Torulaspora globosa chromosome 4, complete sequence genome:
ATAAATCACTCTCTCCTAAACTGTCAACCGAGAGGGAAATCTCTACATCAAAAAAGAGTTCACAGACAGGCGAGAAATTGGGTCCAAACAGGCACATAAAGTATAAGCTTTCAAGGGAAAACAAAACAATCTGGGATCTTTATACCGAATGGTACATTGGTTTAAATGGTAAACCATCCATCAAAAATTTGATAGAAGACTATGGATGGAGACGCTGGAAAGTTAGTGACGATTCTCACTTTTTCCCTACTAGAAGGATCATTATAGAGTACATCGAAAATGAATGCGACCGAGGAATAAAACTTGGTAGATTCACTAATCCTGATCAATCAAGAGAGGAAATAAGAAAGATTTTGGTTGCAGACCTAGAGAAGTTCAGGATCAACAACGCGCTGACATTGAACTCTCTGTCAATGTATTTCAAAAACCTAACCAAGGAAAACAAAGAAATATGCATTTTCGATAACTTCGAGGACTGGACCCTCAGGGCAATGACcgaagatgaaaaggtCAAGTACTGCAAAAGGcagcatttgaaggataaCCCCTCTGAAGGTGCTTCGGACAAGCCAAAAATCGCCGTGTAACTAGCTAATGAGCGAACATCGAGACGCGCGCCATTGCATGTTACAggattttgagattgaaTCGCTCGAACGGCAGGCCTTGCAGGCTGAACGGTCGCTTCGGACATCAAGCGTTCCCCGAGTGCGCGCCGTCAAGTCAATGAATGGAGGTGCTGCTGGCCGAGAACTACCAGAACACAGCTCATGAGGGCAGTGGGCTCGTTCTAGCAAATTAACTTTTATAATTGGTTAAATACTGATGCTTGTTTAAGATCCAGGGGAAAGCCATCCAGAAGTATCCGAACTGTGCCTACATCCTCCGGCTCTTCCCACTTAACCAAACTGGTCTGATCAATATGCATTGTTTAACTGTCGATATGTCTTGATGGAAGTATAAGCTGCTCCTGACAACAGTTGCAATTCCAAGGACGCTACTTGACCAGATGGGCATTGCTACCATGGCTGAGCGCCAGCTAGAGCAGTTTACCCGCAAGAATAGTTTCAATGAAGTTAATTGAGGTGGCGCCCTCAATAAGTTACTTTCATTGTCAGGACTACCAAGAGCATCTTAATCCATCTCTTGTTTCTTCGGGCTATATAGGCTTCAAAACAATTGACTAGGCATAGTCGAAATCTTGCAATATTAAAGAAATTCGATTAGTCGATATCTAGCGACAGAGTTGATTAAACGAGGTGGGTTGTCTAGCTGTGTACCAGATAATGACAGTTGAAAAGTTTAATGTACCGTCAAACTTTACGCTGCTGCAATGCCTTGAGCTTCTACAGTCAATTGTTGCCAATCGATTGGAAAATTACCAACAACAACGAGCTACACAATCTTCGAATGCTCACAATCTCAACAAAAGATACAAGCTGCTCGATGACTTGCTAACTTATTTGCAGGACGGAATCCGCAGGATAGAACGATATTACAACTGTAGAGAAGGTTTATCAACAGCTGTGAAGGGGAAGGGCGATTTACAGGTTAGTGTAGATGATTTGCAAATTCTGGAACATGATGTTAGGTTGGCAAGGAAGGATTGTCGCAATCGTCTAGAGATTATAGAACGACAAGGTCAGAGCGGTCATGGAAAGGGATTGAGCATATCATCGATATGGAGAAGCCACGGTAAGAAGGGAAAGAGCAAGGCcgagaaggaggagaaggCAGCAACTGAGGCTGTCGAAAAGATTATGAAGGCCAGACAGTTGGATGAGCAAAAAAAACTGGACGAACAGGAACGGCGGCGAaacgaggaggaagcaCAGAGGGAAAAGAGGATCGAAGCAATGGTACGACAGCAAGTCGAATCAGAGCTGAGTTTAAAACTTCAGgaagaaaggaaaaggcAGAGAATAagagaggaggaagaacgAAGACGAGCGCAGAACGAAACAAGATCCGCGAGTTCATCTCGGAGCTTCAGAGCCAGTAATAATGACAGGCATAGTTTGCTTGTAAATGGGAGACGGTCTTTGGATATTCGGTCTCCAGTCAGTCGATCACTAGACGACAATTCAGCTCAGCCAAAACGGAAATCATTGGACATGCAGGATATCGGAAAGGCAGCACAGCTGGCCTGGATACAGTCTCAGCCCAGTGGATCAAGGAATCCCGTTCGGATGCCAACTTCGACAAGGAAGCCTCATCGCTCACCTTCTAGAAATCCACAATCTCCGGCTAGCCCCAGTATTGGCTCAAAAAAGAGGTACGAATATACTCAGCCTCTTGTTAATCGCCAACATATCAAAGCTCCAAAAAAAACGAATGGTTTATCGAGAGAAGTTGCGAAAGAGACAACCGCCACTGAGgcaaagaacaagaaagaaTCAGTATCAGTAAGAAAGCCACCACCAATTTTAGAGCCACCGCGATCAGGGTCGAGATCTCCAAGTTCTCCAGCTGTCCTGGAGAGAGAAGCAACTCCAGAACTTGAAAATGAGCTGGACCATCTGTCTCCAATGGAGAGAAGGATTAAGAAGGTTATGGCGACTTTACATGGAGTGGACGTCCAACAATGCGAACAAATCAAAAATGAAATTCTCGTTATGAATGAAGAAGTGCATTGGGATGATATCGCGGGATTGAGCAGAGCTAAAAGCTCTCTCAAGGAAACTGTCGTGTATCCATTCCTTAGACCTGACTTATTCAAAGGACTCCGAGAGCCTATAAGAGGTATGCTTTTGTTCGGACCTCCGGGAACTGGTAAAACCATGATTGCAAAGGCGGTTGCAACCGAATCTAAGTCCACGTTCTTTAGCATTAGTGCATCCTCCCTGCTGTCCAAATATCTGGGCGAGTCAGAGAAATTAGTCAAAGCATTGTTTTATTTGGCAAGGCGACTGGCCCCCTCCATCATTTTCATTGATGAGATCGACTCTCTTCTAACTGCCAGATCTGATAACGAGAATGAATCCTCCAGGCGGATCAAGACGGAACTGCTTATACAGTGGTCAGCACTATCTAGTGCCACGGCTCAGGATCACGGGGACTCCGATAGCAGAGTCCTGGTACTTGCCGCTACCAATTTGCCCTGGGCAATTGATGAAGCGGCCAGGAGACGGTTTTCAAGAAGACTTTACATCCCATTACCAGAGTACGAGACAAGACTCTACCATTTAAAGAAATTGATGTCAAGACAGAAGAACGGCCTCACCGATACAGATTTCGAAGTCATAGCAGAGATGTCTGATGGCTTTTCTGGTTCAGACATTACAGCTCTTGCAAAAGAGGCTGCCATGGAACCCATTCGAGATTTGGGAGACAACTTAGTAGACGCAgatttcaacaaaatcaGAGGTGTTATGGTGAAGGACTTTGAGAAAGCGATGCAAACAATCAAGAGAAGTGTGTCACCGAGTTCCCTGCAGCAATATCGAGACTGGGCAGCAGGGTTCGGTAGCACTGGAGCTTGAGCACTTGACATGGGTTGAGCTGTCGCTGAACTTCTGTAGAATATTAGAATAGCCATTTTCAAGCCGCATCGCCATACGAGGCCAACATTACATTTTTGACCAAGGTTGTAGGACTTCTTGGTGACGGGCGGTCCAAGCTTGCGGAAGTTCGTACAGAAGTTGTCTGCGAGAAGCGTTGGCCAGTAGGCTCATGTAAACAATCATACCCATCGCTTACGTGAGAAACTGGGATTTTCACCTCAAAAGAAGAGCAATATACGCTGAAAGCAGAGACCGCTGCAAGGCATGAAACCTTAAAGCTTTCTCAGAAGATGTGATTGGTGGCCTAGGCATACTTATCCAAGGTTTCAAATCCTACCGAGCTTTTCGACTATCTAAGCCACCTAAACGGTGAGAACAGCTTTTCTCGGACTGTGAAGTGTCAACCTTTAAAATAGATGTCTACGAAGAACCTCCTAGTTCATCACTTGAAGTTGATGAGACTCAATTGCTCCAAGAATGATTCACGGCCCGAGGTTTGCTCTTAAGCGAATCTTGATAGTATGCCTCGTCCTGGTGCCACTGGTTGTTATTATACACAGGAAGCCGGACTTGAGCCTCCAGAACCTTCGGTGGAGGGAGACTTCAGCAGAGGACAATTCAGATGTTGCACGGAATGAATTGAAGTCACCAGAAGAACTGGATCAATTGCTGTCAAGGTTAGAGACCCCTCTGGTTATTGAAGCAGCTCATTATGGGAAGAACGAGTATAAGGCAGCGTTCAACGAACGAATGGAGCTGCTACGCAAGACTTTTGCTGAACCCATCACGGAACCGAAGTCAATGCATCTAGTGCGGCCAGTTGACCCCTTAGCTGGGAAAGCAAGCGCAACGATTCTTTGCTTGACGAGGAATCAGGATTTATCCGACATAGTAACTTcgatccagcagctggaagagCAATTTAATAACCAGTTTGGGTATCCTTACACGTTCTTAAACGACGAGGAGTTCTCAGACCATTTCAAGAATGAAATAACGAGGCTGTTGCCCATCGACCGTGAAGTACAGTTCGGCCGGATTGATCCTAAGATGTGGAATATGCCTGATTCGATAGATCCTGAGGTGTTCAAGTCGAAAATGGATCAGCTTGAGGATGTTCAACACGCAGAGAAAATATCTTACCATAATATGTGCCGGTTCTACTCGAGAAGCTTTTATCACCATCCGCTCCTGGCGAAGTACAAATACATATGGAGGATAGAGCCCAATGTGAACTTCTATTGCAGGATAGACTACGACGTTTTCCAATTCATGGAGGATAACGACAAAATCTACGGCTTCGTGCTGAACCTTTATGACAGCCCTGAGTCCGTCAAGTCTCTGTGGAAATCCACGATGGACTTCGTCGAGAAAACCCCGCAATATCTGCATCGAAACGGGTCATACGCGTGGCTCAAAGACAACGTTCAGAAGCCGCAAAACTACGAAATCACTGGTGGCTATTCAACCTGTCATTTCTGGACCAATTTCGAAATAATAAACCTGGATTTCCTCCGTTCCAAGCCGTACGAAGACTATATGCATTTTCTGGAAGGCGAGAAGGGCTTCTACTACGAACGGTGGGGGGACGCGCCCGTCAGAAGTCTGGCTCTGGCGTTGTTCGCAGACAAGTCCCGTATCCATTGGTTTCGTGACATTGGATACCAGCATTTCCCTTACACCAACTGCCCCAAATCTCCTGCGGGCTCAGACCGGTGCAATGGCAACTGCCAGCCGGGCTCCTTCGCTCCTTGGCCGTCTTTGAGATCGGAAAACTGTCTCCCGGTATGGATCGAACACATCATGAGCCAACAGGAGCTGGAAAGCTACTAACTAACAAGATTACAAGAACCCGAGTATTTATGTGGAATTCTACAAGACTTTGGCTTCCAAAGTACTGCTTGCTTAGATAGTTCGAGTATTTAATTTGTGGGGGACCTTCGAGCTTCGGAGCTTATATAGTGTctggaaaatttcaaaattcGTCATTGCATCCTTATAATCACCACAGACTACGGATCAAGCTCGACCTCTTTTATGCCTAGAGTGGTCTATCATTCAGTAGGTCTCGGAAGCAACGTCAATAGGCTGTGGCTCGATAAATTTGTGAACAGTAATAGTAAAATAATACGTCGCTTAGGGTACGGGTTGCTGGTGACACTTTCGCTTTACATATTAACACCAACCATCGACAGACTGATCTTTGGGCCAACAATGTTTTCTGGTAGCTCCAAGAGAAGTGATAAATATACTACTGGTCTCATTAATAATAGGAACGACTGTTTTGCGAATTCCTCTGTGCAAGCGTTGGCATCTTTACCAAGATTGACTTCGTATTTGAACGACTTTCTGAGGCAGGTGGCTGCTTTAGTGGAAGCGGACCATGATAAACTCGACATCCAGCAGCGTGAGAAGTTGAATCACATTTTAGACCACGATGTCCTGACTCCTAAAGTAGAGGCCGGTAATCCCATAGATGCGCAAGGTAGCCTTGACAGAGTTGTCAGTTCTGAAGCAGCCATCTCGAGAATTAAATCGTCCAATTCAATTAGTACACTGCAGGATGAACCAAGGCCAGGGGACCATACACCTGCGCTTTCGACGGCACAGCACTCTCTGGCGGACaatgagaaagaaaatgatGGAGCTGACAGTAGCAAGATGCCAAGAATCCTCATGCATCAAGGGTTGGCTAAGATCCTGTCGCAACTCCAGGAGaccatttcttcttcgagacaCATTTCTGTCTGGCCGCTGCTGCATATTCTCGAGATAATATTCAACGCCAAGATCTCTACAGGGCAGAACGATGCCCATGAATTGACCCAAATCATCCTCGAGACTTTGCAAAAGGAGAATTTGAAGGTGAGGAAATATGTCAAGGCGAACAAGTTCGACGTTGAATTGCCAGAGCTGCCGTTCGGAGGAGAGCTTGCCGACCATCTGGTGTGTCTCAGGTGTACGAACTCCTCGAAAGTGAACGTTCATCCATTCATCATATACCCGCTTACCGTTCCGCAGACAATGTCGGCCCGGCTCTCTGACATGGTCTCGGATAATCAAACGGACACCATAGAGGGTTATTCATGTCTCACATGCAAAGTCTCGGCGATTATTAGCAACGAGAAGGCCCGCGGTTACGAGAACACCTCAGCTGAGGAAAGAAAAATCATAGAGACTCTACAGAAGGCCCTGCCTGATCTCTCAATCAACGACGAGCTCTCCCACGACCTTACGTCGTATATTAACTCCTACAACAAGGACGGTGTGGTTCCGGCCAGCTTGAAATCCACTATAGTCAAAAAGACTGTGGTTGTGAGGTCACCCAGTATCCTTGTCATGCATCTATCGCGCTCGATGTTCGATGGGATGAGTTACGCCAGGAACTCGTGTGGAGTAGCGTTCGAAGAGACTTTGGAATCTCGGGAGCAGGTAATCCGCAATAACAAATGTGTCGGTATTAACCCAATCTCTTACAGACTGAGTGCCATCGTTAAGCACACAGGTTCACACTCCCAGGGCCATTACGAATGCTATAGGCACAAGCCGGACTTTGTCAAGGACGTGACCACCAAAGCGGTGATCAATAGGTCTCCCGTGATAGACACTACGTTGATAAACGCCGACCACGACAAGAACGCAAACGGAGCACAAGGACGAAACGGCCCTTCGCCGCAGGATTTCCTCACCAACACTGACTTTTCCCTGAACAGCTCAGCTTTGTCCTCCAGCGACAACAGCGAAGCCAGCACCGACGATTACATTATAGAAGGCGCCGACAGCGCCAGGCCCAGCAGGAAGCCCTCCGCTCTGCAGAAAATTACGGGATATCTCTCCAGAAGGGGCTCTGTCAGCACAGACACCGAGCAACCGACGGCCGCCTCTCGAAGCCGTGCTGCAAGTATCGCTACAAGCGACTACAGTCGCAGCAGAGGAGGCAGCATTGCCTCTGCCCAGATGGAAAGAACAGTCTCCACGGACTCTCAGTCCTCCTTTTTCAATTCCTCCGAGTCTAACGTCGGCAATACAAGTGCCAGCGACGCCGACGCCCTTCCGGGCGACAAGCGactgttcaagaagataaagAGCGTCGCCAGCTACCCTTACTGGCACGTATCAGATGCCAAGGTGAAGGAGGCCAAGACAGATCAGGTACTAGGAGAGCTCAGATACGTCTACATGTTATACTACGAGCTCATCTTGTAATAGCGTAGTTTAGTATACTAATCATCAAAGTCGGGTGACCTTGCTAGTAAGGCTGTGAGGTTCAAACCTCTTCTCGCAAGTAATAAGTAACACTGTTCTATCGATGAGATATAGCATAGAGCCATCGTTTTCACCTTCATTGTATAGTTCAGAAGTAATTCGGTTGTTTGTGGGAAGGTAATAATCAAAGCTGAGTGGACTTTGCGTTGGTTTTGGCAAGTTTCTGGTTTGTGTTTGTGCAAAATCGAGGAAATTAGCCTGTAATGCTTAAAGTATGTCAATGATTCTTCTTTTATCTAAAACAAGGACTCTAGTTTGACTAACAACTTAATTTTATGGAAGAACTTCAAACTCtcgaagagagaaagcAGCGGCTCGAAGGGTAGGATAACCTCTGCAGACATATCTCCGCCGTCACAGGGCAGTCCGCATGGTATTCAGCATGTGAGGACCGTTCCGGTACGGAAAGCATCGCATTCTTCTCACCattcaacttcaatttcgaGAAATGGGTCTCGCAGCATGTCGTCGCCGGAGATGGCCATTAAAGCGCTTTACAGCTACCAATCGCAGAGCCCTAAGGAGCTCTCTTTTCTGGAGGGAGAGTTCTTTTATGTGGTTAGGGAAGAAACGGAGTGGTTCCATGCATCTAATCCTTCGACGGGCAAACAGGGAATGGTGCCAAAAAGTTACTTTGAAGTTATCGATAAGACAAGACCACGTTCTTCGAATGCAAGCTTGCTGAGCCGACGTAGCAGCCATGGCCAATCCAAGATGGGCTCGCTTTACGCGATTGTTCTCTATGActttcaagctgaaaagtCCGATGAACTGACGGCTTACGCCGGCGAAAACCTGTTCATCTGCGCGCATCACAATTACGAATGGTTTATCGCAAAGCCCATAGGCAGATTGGGCGGGCCGGGACTGGTGCCGGTCGCGTTTGTCAGTATCGTTGACATAGCGACCGGTTATGCGACTGGTGACGACGTTAGGGACGATATAAACGCAGTGAATATGCCAACTGTACAGGAATGGAAGGGGAACATCGCCAAATATAAGGCTAGCAATATAAGTCTGGGTTCTGTCGAACACCATCCTGCGATAGCCCCTTCCACACAACACTCATCGACAATATTCGAGTCCGGGATTATAACAAAGGCATCCGTTGATAATTTTGGCTTGGAGGACGAAAAGTACTGGTTTGAAGTGCATTGCACCCTTTCCACCGGCAAAATGAGGAGATTGAAGCGTTCGTACCAAGATTTTTATGATCTTCAGGTTAAATTGCTCGATTCCTTTCCAGCTGAATCTGGTAAATTACGAGATGCAAATGGACAATGGACGAAGCGTATTATGCCATATATCCCTGGTCCAGTGCCTTACGTTACAGATACCATtacaagaaagagaaaggaggACCTCAACGTATATGTGAAGGACCTGATCATGCTGCCGGACTATATCGCACATTCTGACATGGTAAGGCATCTCTTCAGTCTAAGAAACAATGGGTTCGACCACGAGCAGAATATGCCCCAATACAACCTCAGCGAAAAGGATGGAGAAACCGCGGTTTTCGGTAGTCAAGCTGATGGACTTCCGCAGGCTCGACCAAACGAGGATAATACACTTACGGGTGAGGACCTGAAACTCTATGAAAAACTTTCGGAACTTTCTTTATCCAAGTCTAAACCACATTCGCGACCTCCCAGCACTCAACCACCTGCATTGAAGCCAACCAAAATAAAATTCTATTACAAAGATGATATTTTTGCACTCATGTTGAATAGCAATATAACGTATGCTGAGCTGCGCAGCAAGATTGCTCCGAGGATCGACGTAGAGAAATTCAATCTGCAAGTTAAGTTGGCCGACGGTgccatcgaagatgtcACGACCGATGCTCAGGTGGCGCAGATAATTCAAGCTAAACTCAAGATAACAGTTTCGGACTCCTGACTTCACAGAGTTTCGTGAGTATTGTATTTCTATAACGGGGACGCATATAATCATACATTGTGGCCTAAAAAGCATCCATATCTACATCCATATCTACATCTTCATGCGCATCGCCGTCGATGATAACTCCTGGGTAATCGTCGTTGTTGTCCATATCATAATCGAAGTCTTTTTCTGTAAAACGCTTTCGAATCCATTCCAACCACTGAGTATAAGCGAGTTTCTTCATATCCTCCCATTTAACAACCTGCAACCTAGCGTCCCGAGCTGACTTCCTCAACCTGGAATACAACAAATCCGTTTCCCACGAAATTGCGTGATCTGACTGCAAGACTTTCAAAGGATGGCTTGAGCTCGTGTACGGGAGATACATCTCATCCACGCTGTCTGAGTATATCTCATTGTTTTCCACATATCGTTGATGGTTGCGCCATCGCTGCTCCATTTGAAGACTCTTATCATCGTTAAGATTAAGGCTCTCTAGATCATATAGTAGTCTCTGTTTCTTGTAGTTGCAGATTCCGATGTGATCAGGGCTGTGAGGCCTCTTAATCTTGAACTTGGACATTGCAACGATACCAGCCTCGCCTTGACCGCAGTATTTTGATTCTCCTGAACTTTATGACCTTAACAACAGGACATCAATCCATACCTTAAGCTTTCAATTCCGCTGTTCTACCATCAATGGGAGATTTCTAGAACTTTCCAACGGCTGTCACTAAGTCAGGATCAATCTCAAAGTCGAGACAAAGCTATGGTTCAACTGCCACTCTCAGAATCAAATCTCAGCTGAATTACAGAGCTAATGAGACCTCTAACTCTGTGCTTTGTGGCACAAAAGTACATATATTGTTCTTGGTGAGTTCACTATAAGCTCGCCTGCGAGGGTTCTCCGAGATTACGCAAAGCCAAACgagatatcttgaagaaatagGAGCACTAAAGCTTCATCTTGGAGCCTATTAGTTTGAGCTACTGCCAATTGACACCGTTAGAGTTAAGCTATGAGTTCGAAGACCGATTTGAAGCAGCTTTACACGCCTCCGATGACCAATAGGAAGTTCGACCTGTCGCAATCGATTAAGGAATCGTATAAGACTCAGCAGATTCCGTTGCAAGAGGATTTACAGGATGTAGGAAGCAATGGATGGAGCACTAATGTTGAGCTGACTAGAGAGGAGATAGATCAGGAAGTGAATGGCATAAATGAGCTTCCCCCAGACCTCTCAAAGCTGATCGATGCGTTTATTAACGACCTGAAGCAACCGAAATACGTGAAACCACTAAGCATACTGCAGCTGTCCTCTCTTTTTCAGAACTTCTACACGAAATTTGACCGGTCCTCATTTAATTATGTGGTGAACACATCCAATAATGGTCAACCAACCTTCCTAGCAGCGAAAGAAACGCTTAGCAGCGGGCTGAGCGGTATATTTGCTCGAAGCCGAAGCAGCAGCGGAAGCTCTTTTAAGAGGGATAGGAGATCTTCGTCTTTACTCAGTACGGATTCCAATAATGCGACGCCTATGCTGTCGCCGGAAGAGATTAACAGGCAGCTGAGATTGAATGAGATTAATAATTTGAAGGTTGAGAGGTTTATGGAATTATGTGAACGAGATGTGTTCCAGCGTTTATCTAAGGTGGGAACCTCTGTACCATCACCATCTAGAGATGATAAAGGCAAAAAGGTAACAGAAAGTGACACGCTAAAGGTGGCTAATTTGTTTCGAAATAGCCCTGAATATGGCGAATACGATAAGCTACTGTTTGAAAAAATGCAACTCCTCTCTAAATTGGCAGCAGatggaagaattgatttAGCCAAATTTTTAGATCTACCGGACAATGTGGACCTTAATAGGTTTGGTGAGATTCAAAACGTTCTACTCAACCTTGTCTACCAATCGATGGGTCCCGGCGAAAAAGTTGAGACACTGCTCAAAGTGCATCAGTCAATGATGTATTCTCACGTTATGTCCAATGATGAATTTCTATCGCTAATCATATTTTATGCCATTAAAGTGTGCCCAAAGAACATATTCCTCAACGCACAATTCATAAGATTGTTCAgatacaagaaaaaactTGTTCAGAAAGAGCTGTTTGCTCTGACAAACCTGGAAGCTGCTCTTGTGTTTATTGAAGGGCTAACTCTCTCTGACTTCCCTAGTGAGCTGCTTGAACAATTATCGTTgaatgagaagaagttaCTGGAGAGTGCCATAAGCAGGAAGATTTCACTTCCAAATAAGCCCAATATCTCTCAAAATGTCGATAATTGTTCATCAGATATGCAGCATCCGGAAGTTTTAAGGTCGAACTCCTACGACGGTTTCCGATCCGCTTTCGATTCATCGCTGCGGAACATCTTTGGCAAGATGAGATCTTATACACCACCCACTTCATTACAACCAACATCGCTGCCAAGATCAACTTCCCAGAGCTCATTTGATAATGATAGAAGGCATTGCCACGCCGCTGTACCCAGCTCTATGAGACGATTCAAGGATAGGagttttgaagatttaAAACTATCAGAAATGAAGGAAATATTTGAAATTTACCAAAAGCTTGTTAGTTAAATCACTAATCGGATATATAGCAGGCTACTGAGCATTTAATGTGACATGCAGGGTTATGGTTTCGTGACTTAGAGTTTCGAGAGGTAGTCCACGACATTCAGCAACTGCGCTGACGCTTCAGCGTAAGCTTGGCAGGGTATATACTCTTTGCTCTTGGCCAAGGCCGTGAGTTCCGCAATCGTTCTCTTCGCATAATCCATC
This genomic interval carries:
- the MUK1 gene encoding guanine nucleotide exchange factor MUK1 (ancestral locus Anc_8.537) — protein: MSSKTDLKQLYTPPMTNRKFDLSQSIKESYKTQQIPLQEDLQDVGSNGWSTNVELTREEIDQEVNGINELPPDLSKLIDAFINDLKQPKYVKPLSILQLSSLFQNFYTKFDRSSFNYVVNTSNNGQPTFLAAKETLSSGLSGIFARSRSSSGSSFKRDRRSSSLLSTDSNNATPMLSPEEINRQLRLNEINNLKVERFMELCERDVFQRLSKVGTSVPSPSRDDKGKKVTESDTLKVANLFRNSPEYGEYDKLLFEKMQLLSKLAADGRIDLAKFLDLPDNVDLNRFGEIQNVLLNLVYQSMGPGEKVETLLKVHQSMMYSHVMSNDEFLSLIIFYAIKVCPKNIFLNAQFIRLFRYKKKLVQKELFALTNLEAALVFIEGLTLSDFPSELLEQLSLNEKKLLESAISRKISLPNKPNISQNVDNCSSDMQHPEVLRSNSYDGFRSAFDSSLRNIFGKMRSYTPPTSLQPTSLPRSTSQSSFDNDRRHCHAAVPSSMRRFKDRSFEDLKLSEMKEIFEIYQKLVS